The following coding sequences lie in one Sorex araneus isolate mSorAra2 chromosome 4, mSorAra2.pri, whole genome shotgun sequence genomic window:
- the KREMEN2 gene encoding kremen protein 2 isoform X2, whose product MGTRALPRLLLLLPLLRPRGASAGSLQNPGPSECFQVNGADYRGHQNRTGPRGAGRPCLFWDQTQQHSYSSASDPQGRWGLGAHNFCRNPDGDVQPWCYVAETEEGIYWRYCDIPTCHMPGYLGCFMDSGAPPALSGPSGTSTKLTVQVCLRFCRMKGYQLAGVEAGYACFCGSESDLARGRPAPATDCDQICFGHPGQLCGGDGRLGIYEVSVGSCQGNWTAPQGVIYSPDFPDEYGPDRNCSWELGPPGAALELTFRLFELADPRDRLELRDAASGRLLRAFDGAHPPPPGPLRVRAPGLLLTFRSDARGHAQGFALTYRGLQDAAEDAPPGDSARTPEAPPDGANASCSPRPGAAEAAIGARVFSVVTAVSVLLLLLLSLLSLLRRRSGLLAPGKGPPALGTSGPGRSWAVWYRRPRGVTLPCPPGDPQAEGLAASYRPLSASSQSSLRSLISAL is encoded by the exons ATGGGGACACGGGCCCTGCCGcgcctcctcctgcttctcccgctgctgcggccgcgcggagCCTCGGCCGGGAGCCTGCAGAACCCAG GCCCTTCCGAGTGCTTCCAGGTGAACGGTGCCGACTACCGCGGCCACCAGAACCGCACGGGCCCGCGCGGCGCCGGCCGACCCTGCCTCTTCTGGGACCAGACGCAGCAGCACAGCTACAGCAGCGCCAGCGACCCCCAGGGCCGCTGGGGGCTGGGCGCGCACAACTTCTGCCG GAACCCAGACGGTGACGTGCAGCCGTGGTGCTACGTGGCCGAGACGGAGGAGGGCATCTACTGGCGCTACTGCGACATCCCCACGTGCCACA TGCCAGGCTACCTGGGCTGCTTCATGGACTCgggggcacccccagccctcagcggCCCCAGTGGCACCTCAACCAAGCTGACCGTCCAGGTGTGCCTTCGCTTCTGCCGCATGAAGGGCTACCAG CTGGCAGGTGTGGAGGCCGGCTATGCGTGCTTCTGTGGCTCTGAAAGCGACCTGGCCCGTGGACGCCCGGCCCCGGCCACTGACTGCGACCAGATCTGCTTCGgccacccaggccagctgtgcgGAGGTGACGGGCGCTTGGGCATCTATGAAG TGTCAGTGGGCTCCTGCCAGGGCAACTGGACTGCACCTCAGGGCGTCATCTACTCCCCGGACTTCCCGGACGAGTACGGGCCGGACCGGAACTGCAGCTGGGAGCTGGGCCCGCCGGGCGCCGCGCTGGAGCTCACCTTCCGCCTCTTCGAGCTGGCCGACCCCCGCGACCGGCTGGAGCTGCGAGACGCCGCCTCGGGCCGCCTGCTCCGCGCCTTCGACGGCGCGCacccgccgccgcccgggccgcTGCGTGTGCGCGCCCCCGGCCTACTGCTCACCTTCCGCAGCGACGCGCGCGGCCACGCGCAGGGCTTCGCGCTCACCTACCGCG GCCTGCAGGACGCCGCTGAGGACGCGCCCCCCGGGGACTCGGCGCGGACCCCGGAAGCGCCCCCCGACGGAGCCAACGCGAGCTGCAGCCCGCGCCCCGGGGCCGCAGAGGCGGCGATAGGGG CTCGGGTCTTCTCCGTGGTGACGGCCGTCtcggtgctgctgctgctgctgctgtcgcTGCTGTCGCTGCTGCGCCGACG GAGCGGCCTGCTGGCTCCGGGAAaagggcccccagccctggggactTCAGGCCCGGGGAGAAGTTGGGCCGTGTGGTACCGCCGGCCTCGAGGGgtgaccctgccctgcccccccgggGACCCCCAGGCGGAGGGTCTGGCCGCAAGTTACCGGCCCCTGAGCGCCTCCAGCCAGAGCTCCCTGCGCTCGCTCATCTCTGCGCTGTGA
- the KREMEN2 gene encoding kremen protein 2 isoform X1, which yields MGTRALPRLLLLLPLLRPRGASAGSLQNPGPSECFQVNGADYRGHQNRTGPRGAGRPCLFWDQTQQHSYSSASDPQGRWGLGAHNFCRNPDGDVQPWCYVAETEEGIYWRYCDIPTCHMPGYLGCFMDSGAPPALSGPSGTSTKLTVQVCLRFCRMKGYQLAGVEAGYACFCGSESDLARGRPAPATDCDQICFGHPGQLCGGDGRLGIYEVSVGSCQGNWTAPQGVIYSPDFPDEYGPDRNCSWELGPPGAALELTFRLFELADPRDRLELRDAASGRLLRAFDGAHPPPPGPLRVRAPGLLLTFRSDARGHAQGFALTYRGLQDAAEDAPPGDSARTPEAPPDGANASCSPRPGAAEAAIGGERARRRGEPGASPPSAALTAPCPAARVFSVVTAVSVLLLLLLSLLSLLRRRSGLLAPGKGPPALGTSGPGRSWAVWYRRPRGVTLPCPPGDPQAEGLAASYRPLSASSQSSLRSLISAL from the exons ATGGGGACACGGGCCCTGCCGcgcctcctcctgcttctcccgctgctgcggccgcgcggagCCTCGGCCGGGAGCCTGCAGAACCCAG GCCCTTCCGAGTGCTTCCAGGTGAACGGTGCCGACTACCGCGGCCACCAGAACCGCACGGGCCCGCGCGGCGCCGGCCGACCCTGCCTCTTCTGGGACCAGACGCAGCAGCACAGCTACAGCAGCGCCAGCGACCCCCAGGGCCGCTGGGGGCTGGGCGCGCACAACTTCTGCCG GAACCCAGACGGTGACGTGCAGCCGTGGTGCTACGTGGCCGAGACGGAGGAGGGCATCTACTGGCGCTACTGCGACATCCCCACGTGCCACA TGCCAGGCTACCTGGGCTGCTTCATGGACTCgggggcacccccagccctcagcggCCCCAGTGGCACCTCAACCAAGCTGACCGTCCAGGTGTGCCTTCGCTTCTGCCGCATGAAGGGCTACCAG CTGGCAGGTGTGGAGGCCGGCTATGCGTGCTTCTGTGGCTCTGAAAGCGACCTGGCCCGTGGACGCCCGGCCCCGGCCACTGACTGCGACCAGATCTGCTTCGgccacccaggccagctgtgcgGAGGTGACGGGCGCTTGGGCATCTATGAAG TGTCAGTGGGCTCCTGCCAGGGCAACTGGACTGCACCTCAGGGCGTCATCTACTCCCCGGACTTCCCGGACGAGTACGGGCCGGACCGGAACTGCAGCTGGGAGCTGGGCCCGCCGGGCGCCGCGCTGGAGCTCACCTTCCGCCTCTTCGAGCTGGCCGACCCCCGCGACCGGCTGGAGCTGCGAGACGCCGCCTCGGGCCGCCTGCTCCGCGCCTTCGACGGCGCGCacccgccgccgcccgggccgcTGCGTGTGCGCGCCCCCGGCCTACTGCTCACCTTCCGCAGCGACGCGCGCGGCCACGCGCAGGGCTTCGCGCTCACCTACCGCG GCCTGCAGGACGCCGCTGAGGACGCGCCCCCCGGGGACTCGGCGCGGACCCCGGAAGCGCCCCCCGACGGAGCCAACGCGAGCTGCAGCCCGCGCCCCGGGGCCGCAGAGGCGGCGATAGGGGGTGAGCGGGCGCGCCGGCGGGGGGAGCCGGGCGCTTCTCCTCCGAGCGCCGCGCTCACCGCGCCCTGTCCCGCAGCTCGGGTCTTCTCCGTGGTGACGGCCGTCtcggtgctgctgctgctgctgctgtcgcTGCTGTCGCTGCTGCGCCGACG GAGCGGCCTGCTGGCTCCGGGAAaagggcccccagccctggggactTCAGGCCCGGGGAGAAGTTGGGCCGTGTGGTACCGCCGGCCTCGAGGGgtgaccctgccctgcccccccgggGACCCCCAGGCGGAGGGTCTGGCCGCAAGTTACCGGCCCCTGAGCGCCTCCAGCCAGAGCTCCCTGCGCTCGCTCATCTCTGCGCTGTGA
- the KREMEN2 gene encoding kremen protein 2 isoform X3, translating into MGTRALPRLLLLLPLLRPRGASAGSLQNPGPSECFQVNGADYRGHQNRTGPRGAGRPCLFWDQTQQHSYSSASDPQGRWGLGAHNFCRNPDGDVQPWCYVAETEEGIYWRYCDIPTCHMPGYLGCFMDSGAPPALSGPSGTSTKLTVQVCLRFCRMKGYQLAGVEAGYACFCGSESDLARGRPAPATDCDQICFGHPGQLCGGDGRLGIYEVSVGSCQGNWTAPQGVIYSPDFPDEYGPDRNCSWELGPPGAALELTFRLFELADPRDRLELRDAASGRLLRAFDGAHPPPPGPLRVRAPGLLLTFRSDARGHAQGFALTYRGLQDAAEDAPPGDSARTPEAPPDGANASCSPRPGAAEAAIGARVFSVVTAVSVLLLLLLSLLSLLRRRRRVWPQVTGP; encoded by the exons ATGGGGACACGGGCCCTGCCGcgcctcctcctgcttctcccgctgctgcggccgcgcggagCCTCGGCCGGGAGCCTGCAGAACCCAG GCCCTTCCGAGTGCTTCCAGGTGAACGGTGCCGACTACCGCGGCCACCAGAACCGCACGGGCCCGCGCGGCGCCGGCCGACCCTGCCTCTTCTGGGACCAGACGCAGCAGCACAGCTACAGCAGCGCCAGCGACCCCCAGGGCCGCTGGGGGCTGGGCGCGCACAACTTCTGCCG GAACCCAGACGGTGACGTGCAGCCGTGGTGCTACGTGGCCGAGACGGAGGAGGGCATCTACTGGCGCTACTGCGACATCCCCACGTGCCACA TGCCAGGCTACCTGGGCTGCTTCATGGACTCgggggcacccccagccctcagcggCCCCAGTGGCACCTCAACCAAGCTGACCGTCCAGGTGTGCCTTCGCTTCTGCCGCATGAAGGGCTACCAG CTGGCAGGTGTGGAGGCCGGCTATGCGTGCTTCTGTGGCTCTGAAAGCGACCTGGCCCGTGGACGCCCGGCCCCGGCCACTGACTGCGACCAGATCTGCTTCGgccacccaggccagctgtgcgGAGGTGACGGGCGCTTGGGCATCTATGAAG TGTCAGTGGGCTCCTGCCAGGGCAACTGGACTGCACCTCAGGGCGTCATCTACTCCCCGGACTTCCCGGACGAGTACGGGCCGGACCGGAACTGCAGCTGGGAGCTGGGCCCGCCGGGCGCCGCGCTGGAGCTCACCTTCCGCCTCTTCGAGCTGGCCGACCCCCGCGACCGGCTGGAGCTGCGAGACGCCGCCTCGGGCCGCCTGCTCCGCGCCTTCGACGGCGCGCacccgccgccgcccgggccgcTGCGTGTGCGCGCCCCCGGCCTACTGCTCACCTTCCGCAGCGACGCGCGCGGCCACGCGCAGGGCTTCGCGCTCACCTACCGCG GCCTGCAGGACGCCGCTGAGGACGCGCCCCCCGGGGACTCGGCGCGGACCCCGGAAGCGCCCCCCGACGGAGCCAACGCGAGCTGCAGCCCGCGCCCCGGGGCCGCAGAGGCGGCGATAGGGG CTCGGGTCTTCTCCGTGGTGACGGCCGTCtcggtgctgctgctgctgctgctgtcgcTGCTGTCGCTGCTGCGCCGACG GCGGAGGGTCTGGCCGCAAGTTACCGGCCCCTGA
- the FLYWCH1 gene encoding FLYWCH-type zinc finger-containing protein 1 isoform X2: MPLPEPSEQDAASGLAGQEPETPGAEVVPATPRKPRKFSKLVLLTASKDSDQMASVKRQGVHCIMSLGVPGTATTTPMLPTEGLGAPLQPGPRTPEQQRGKQEAARAPLEFLRTPFGGRLLVLESFLYKQEKAVGDRVYWKCRQSVGLRCRGRAITRGARATLMHGHCHPPDKEGLEARRRRQKLPGPGPPETEPAAGRRAPGEAQGYRPLSLLSLPPKKRRLRVGFGEPWGLEFLRTSYGGSFLVHQSFLYKREKAVGDKVYWTCRDHVLHSCRSRAITQGPRVTVMRSHCHPPDMEGLEARRQQERATARTAADLVGALDRPRPRKQAKVKEQTGVPESPADEHDDDDDDDPGGPEFLKTPLGGSFLVFESFLYRREKAAGDKVYWTCRDQARMGCRSRAITQGRRVTVMRGHCHPPDLGGLEALRQREKRPGPAQRGGPGGPEFLKTPLGGSFLVFESFLYRREKAAGDKVYWTCRDQARMGCRSRAITQGPRVMVMRRHCHPPDLGGLEELRERENFPRLAQREDSETFQPLEFLRTPLGGSFLVFESFLYRKEKAVGDKVYWMCRDQARRGCRSRAITQGQQVTVMRGHCHQPDLAGLEALRQRERLPGKALREEAEEVELLPEVQLCFQACPPEDRQTPGEVPDEELDGTAP; this comes from the exons ATGCCCCTTCCCGAGCCCAGCGAGCAGGATGCCGCCAGCGGGCTGGCAGGCCAGGAGCCCGAGACCCCTGGCGCGGAGGTGGTCCCAGCGACCCCCAGGAAACCCAGGAAGTTCTCCAAACTGGTCCTGCTGACGGCATCCAAAGACAGTGACCAGATGGCCAGCGTGAAGCGCCAGGGCGTGCACTGCATCATGTCCCTGGGCGTGCCCGGCACGGCCAC CACCACCCCGATGCTGCCGACAGAGGGTCTGGGGGCGCCCCTCCAGCCAGGCCCGCGCACCCCCGAGCAGCAGCGTGGCAAGCAGGAGGCAG CCCGGGCGCCGCTGGAGTTCCTGAGGACGCCGTTCGGGGGCCGCCTGCTGGTGCTCGAGTCCTTCCTGTACAAGCAGGAGAAGGCCGTGGGCGACCGCGTGTACTGGAAGTGCCGCCAGAGCGTGGGGCTGCGCTGCCGTGGCCGGGCCATCACGCGCGGGGCCCGCGCCACCCTCATGCACGGGCACTGCCACCCACCCGACAAGGAGGGCCTGGAGGCGCGGCGCCGGAGACAGAAGCTGCCCGGGCCGGGCCCACCGGAGACAGAGCCTGCCGCCGGCAGACGCGCCCCGGGGGAGGCCCAGGGCTACCGCCCCCTGTCCCTGCTGAGCCTGCCCCCCAAGAAGCGCCGCCTGAGGGTGGGGTTCG GAGAGCCCTGGGGCCTGGAGTTCCTGCGCACCAGCTACGGGGGCAGCTTCCTGGTGCACCAGTCGTTCCTGTACAAGCGTGAGAAGGCCGTGGGGGACAAGGTGTACTGGACGTGCCGGGACCACGTGCTGCACAGCTGCCGCAGCCGCGCCATCACCCAGGGCCCGCGGGTGACCGTGATGCGGAGCCACTGCCACCCGCCGGACATGGAGGGCCTGGAGGCGCGGCGGCAGCAGGAAAGGGCCACCGCCAGGACGGCCGCGGACCTGGTAGGTGCCCTGGACAGGCCCCGGCCCCGGAAGCAGGCCAAGGTCAAAGAGCAGACAGGCGTGCCAGAGTCCCCCGCGGACGAGCACGATGACGACGATGACGACGACCCCG GAGGCCCCGAGTTCCTGAAGACGCCCCTGGGCGGCAGCTTCCTGGTGTTCGAGTCCTTCCTGTACCGGCGGGAGAAGGCGGCGGGGGACAAGGTGTACTGGACGTGCCGGGACCAGGCACGCATGGGCTGCCGCAGCCGCGCCATCACCCAGGGCCGGAGGGTGACCGTGATGCGGGGCCACTGCCACCCCCCAGACCTGGGGGGCCTAGAGGCGCTGCGGCAGCGGGAGAAACGCCCGGGCCCAGCCCAGCGGGGGGGCCCAG GAGGCCCCGAGTTCCTGAAGACGCCCCTGGGGGGCAGCTTCCTGGTGTTCGAGTCCTTCCTGTACCGGCGGGAGAAGGCGGCGGGGGACAAGGTGTACTGGACGTGCCGGGACCAGGCGCGCATGGGCTGCCGCAGCCGCGCCATCACCCAGGGCCCGCGCGTCATGGTCATGCGCCGGCACTGCCACCCGCCCGACCTGGGGGGCCTGGAGGAGCTGCGGGAGCGTGAGAACTTCCCCCGCCTGGCGCAGCGGGAGGACTCAG AGAccttccagcccctggagttccTGCGCACGCCCCTGGGGGGCAGCTTCCTGGTGTTCGAGTCCTTCCTGTACCGGAAGGAGAAGGCCGTGGGGGACAAGGTGTACTGGATGTGCCGGGACCAGGCGCGCAGGGGCTGCCGCAGCCGCGCCATCACCCAGGGCCAGCAGGTGACCGTGATGCGGGGCCACTGCCACCAGCCCGacctggcggggctggaggcgCTGCGGCAGCGGGAGCGGCTCCCCGGCAAGGCGCTGCGGGAGGAGGCAG AGGAGGTAGAACTTCTGCCTGAGGTTCAGCTGTGCTTCCAGGCTTGTCCCCCGGAGGACCGGCAGACCCCAGG GGAGGTCCCAGACGAGGAGCTTGATGGCACGGCTCCGTGA
- the FLYWCH1 gene encoding FLYWCH-type zinc finger-containing protein 1 isoform X1: MPLPESSEQAASGQPGQKLSPEAPGSTTNSKDFSPLVVLTVSPEGSHEGPDSGHHGASLDQSGPGPLASTTPMLPTEGLGAPLQPGPRTPEQQRGKQEAARAPLEFLRTPFGGRLLVLESFLYKQEKAVGDRVYWKCRQSVGLRCRGRAITRGARATLMHGHCHPPDKEGLEARRRRQKLPGPGPPETEPAAGRRAPGEAQGYRPLSLLSLPPKKRRLRVGFGEPWGLEFLRTSYGGSFLVHQSFLYKREKAVGDKVYWTCRDHVLHSCRSRAITQGPRVTVMRSHCHPPDMEGLEARRQQERATARTAADLVGALDRPRPRKQAKVKEQTGVPESPADEHDDDDDDDPGGPEFLKTPLGGSFLVFESFLYRREKAAGDKVYWTCRDQARMGCRSRAITQGRRVTVMRGHCHPPDLGGLEALRQREKRPGPAQRGGPGGPEFLKTPLGGSFLVFESFLYRREKAAGDKVYWTCRDQARMGCRSRAITQGPRVMVMRRHCHPPDLGGLEELRERENFPRLAQREDSETFQPLEFLRTPLGGSFLVFESFLYRKEKAVGDKVYWMCRDQARRGCRSRAITQGQQVTVMRGHCHQPDLAGLEALRQRERLPGKALREEAEEVELLPEVQLCFQACPPEDRQTPGEVPDEELDGTAP, encoded by the exons ATGCCCCTGCCGGAGTCCAGCGAGCAGGCCGCGAGTGGGCAGCCCGGCCAGAAGCTGAGCCCCGAGGCCCCTGGGTCCACCACCAACTCCAAGGACTTCTCCCCACTGGTCGTGCTGACCGTCTCCCCTGAGGGCAGCCATGAGGGGCCTGACAGTGGGCACCACGGCGCCTCCCTGGACCAGTCCGGCCCTGGCCCTCTGGCCAGCACCACCCCGATGCTGCCGACAGAGGGTCTGGGGGCGCCCCTCCAGCCAGGCCCGCGCACCCCCGAGCAGCAGCGTGGCAAGCAGGAGGCAG CCCGGGCGCCGCTGGAGTTCCTGAGGACGCCGTTCGGGGGCCGCCTGCTGGTGCTCGAGTCCTTCCTGTACAAGCAGGAGAAGGCCGTGGGCGACCGCGTGTACTGGAAGTGCCGCCAGAGCGTGGGGCTGCGCTGCCGTGGCCGGGCCATCACGCGCGGGGCCCGCGCCACCCTCATGCACGGGCACTGCCACCCACCCGACAAGGAGGGCCTGGAGGCGCGGCGCCGGAGACAGAAGCTGCCCGGGCCGGGCCCACCGGAGACAGAGCCTGCCGCCGGCAGACGCGCCCCGGGGGAGGCCCAGGGCTACCGCCCCCTGTCCCTGCTGAGCCTGCCCCCCAAGAAGCGCCGCCTGAGGGTGGGGTTCG GAGAGCCCTGGGGCCTGGAGTTCCTGCGCACCAGCTACGGGGGCAGCTTCCTGGTGCACCAGTCGTTCCTGTACAAGCGTGAGAAGGCCGTGGGGGACAAGGTGTACTGGACGTGCCGGGACCACGTGCTGCACAGCTGCCGCAGCCGCGCCATCACCCAGGGCCCGCGGGTGACCGTGATGCGGAGCCACTGCCACCCGCCGGACATGGAGGGCCTGGAGGCGCGGCGGCAGCAGGAAAGGGCCACCGCCAGGACGGCCGCGGACCTGGTAGGTGCCCTGGACAGGCCCCGGCCCCGGAAGCAGGCCAAGGTCAAAGAGCAGACAGGCGTGCCAGAGTCCCCCGCGGACGAGCACGATGACGACGATGACGACGACCCCG GAGGCCCCGAGTTCCTGAAGACGCCCCTGGGCGGCAGCTTCCTGGTGTTCGAGTCCTTCCTGTACCGGCGGGAGAAGGCGGCGGGGGACAAGGTGTACTGGACGTGCCGGGACCAGGCACGCATGGGCTGCCGCAGCCGCGCCATCACCCAGGGCCGGAGGGTGACCGTGATGCGGGGCCACTGCCACCCCCCAGACCTGGGGGGCCTAGAGGCGCTGCGGCAGCGGGAGAAACGCCCGGGCCCAGCCCAGCGGGGGGGCCCAG GAGGCCCCGAGTTCCTGAAGACGCCCCTGGGGGGCAGCTTCCTGGTGTTCGAGTCCTTCCTGTACCGGCGGGAGAAGGCGGCGGGGGACAAGGTGTACTGGACGTGCCGGGACCAGGCGCGCATGGGCTGCCGCAGCCGCGCCATCACCCAGGGCCCGCGCGTCATGGTCATGCGCCGGCACTGCCACCCGCCCGACCTGGGGGGCCTGGAGGAGCTGCGGGAGCGTGAGAACTTCCCCCGCCTGGCGCAGCGGGAGGACTCAG AGAccttccagcccctggagttccTGCGCACGCCCCTGGGGGGCAGCTTCCTGGTGTTCGAGTCCTTCCTGTACCGGAAGGAGAAGGCCGTGGGGGACAAGGTGTACTGGATGTGCCGGGACCAGGCGCGCAGGGGCTGCCGCAGCCGCGCCATCACCCAGGGCCAGCAGGTGACCGTGATGCGGGGCCACTGCCACCAGCCCGacctggcggggctggaggcgCTGCGGCAGCGGGAGCGGCTCCCCGGCAAGGCGCTGCGGGAGGAGGCAG AGGAGGTAGAACTTCTGCCTGAGGTTCAGCTGTGCTTCCAGGCTTGTCCCCCGGAGGACCGGCAGACCCCAGG GGAGGTCCCAGACGAGGAGCTTGATGGCACGGCTCCGTGA